One segment of Neoarius graeffei isolate fNeoGra1 chromosome 20, fNeoGra1.pri, whole genome shotgun sequence DNA contains the following:
- the LOC132868368 gene encoding sperm microtubule associated protein 2-like encodes MVTWGNQETIWSPSWTALKAVSTSRILALSQPKKDFSALRQDLLKKEHARVEEAQKSRAWPVSRTAAQDEQVARLATPNFRHRCSQVVSPPHTKQCEHSCPVWHISSAVRNTVASPRVLQLAQPKHTHPEYQSNRQTIKTYISCAAKSAQASPRLEQLCVPKLRENKLFFQLGHPESPIRPVSKGARKATASARVRELATPKSYILP; translated from the exons ATGGTGACTTGGGGAAACCAGGAGACAATATGGTCGCCATCCTGGACTGCGTTAAAAGCTGTATCGACGTCAAGGATTCTGGCGCTGTCTCAACCCAAAAAGGATTTCTCTGCCCTCCGTCAAGACCTGCTTAA GAAAGAGCACGCGCGGGTTGAGGAAGCACAGAAGAGCAGGGCGTGGCCTGTTTCCAGGACAGCCGCACAGGATGAACAGGTCGCGCGCCTGGCAACCCCGAACTTCCGTCACAGGTGCTCCCAGGTCGTGAG ccccCCTCACACGAAGCAGTGTGAGCACAGCTGTCCCGTGTGGCATATCAGCTCTGCAGTACGGAATACTGTTGCCTCTCCACGTGTTCTTCAGCTTGCTCagcccaaacacacacaccctgagtACCAGAGTAACCGCCAG accaTAAAAACATACATTTCGTGTGCAGCTAAATCAGCTCAAGCAAGCCCGAGACTCGAGCAACTGTGTGTGCCCAAATTGCGAGAGAACAAACTCTTTTTCCAGCTTGGCCATCCTGAGAGCCCCATCAggcct GTGTCTAAAGGAGCAAGAAAAGCCACAGCAAGCGCTCGTGTGAGAGAGCTCGCCACACCAAAGAGCTATATCCTTCCCTGA